One segment of Candidatus Manganitrophus noduliformans DNA contains the following:
- a CDS encoding lysophospholipid acyltransferase family protein: MPKSFLEKILFRLAYCFAWFFVHLYRWTCRVEVKGPLLDCLNEDRPVLLTWWHQDMLFNFYFLISFAKRRKIATIVSQSKDGALAAYLIEKFGFTVLRGSSSKGGKEALGLLTDFVIKEKAVGIIVCDGPRPPGRVAKPGIILLARKTGYPIIKIRSWGSRQHLFQKSWCKLALVFPFSRVTVWSDTPMAVSRESRRQELEESRLEVEKRLNEMAAVSEGHFGVDRTASISVKTN, translated from the coding sequence GTGCCAAAATCGTTTCTTGAGAAAATCCTTTTCCGCCTGGCTTATTGCTTCGCCTGGTTCTTCGTCCATCTCTACCGCTGGACTTGCCGGGTGGAGGTGAAGGGCCCTCTCCTCGATTGTCTGAATGAGGACCGGCCGGTCCTGCTGACCTGGTGGCATCAGGATATGCTGTTCAATTTCTATTTTCTGATCTCGTTCGCCAAAAGACGGAAAATCGCGACGATCGTCAGCCAAAGCAAAGACGGGGCGCTCGCCGCGTATCTGATCGAAAAATTCGGCTTCACCGTCCTGCGGGGTTCCAGCTCCAAAGGGGGAAAAGAGGCGCTCGGTCTGCTGACCGACTTCGTGATCAAAGAAAAAGCGGTCGGGATCATCGTCTGCGACGGCCCTCGCCCGCCGGGGCGGGTCGCCAAGCCGGGGATCATCCTCCTCGCCCGAAAGACCGGCTACCCGATCATCAAGATTCGCTCATGGGGATCGCGGCAACATCTTTTTCAAAAGAGCTGGTGCAAGCTTGCGTTGGTTTTTCCTTTCTCGCGGGTGACCGTTTGGTCGGACACCCCCATGGCGGTTTCAAGGGAGTCGCGCCGCCAGGAGCTGGAGGAATCCCGTCTGGAAGTCGAGAAGCGGCTCAACGAAATGGCCGCCGTTTCGGAGGGTCATTTCGGAGTCGATCGGACTGCGTCGATCTCCGTAAAAACAAATTGA
- a CDS encoding YgaP-like transmembrane domain yields MLEHSEEQVNNNINDINVGKIERWLSALGGGGLIAYGLKRRTWPGLALALVGGALVHRGVTGHCYAYQAIGANTAEKQRLTEKERGGAGFKEEESAGGAIEVEKSITVDRPPEALYPLWKNLQNLPRFFDTIESVREESDGRSYWVAGPDTGTQLEWEAHLIEDHPNAAISWGAGEGGEAEIISVRFEADPNGAGTRVRLFLKYDPAHSLLGAAFARLFGQVPEKALERSLDQFKRLIVTGEISEAA; encoded by the coding sequence ATGTTGGAACATTCGGAGGAGCAGGTGAACAATAATATCAATGATATCAATGTCGGGAAGATCGAGCGGTGGCTCTCGGCGCTGGGGGGAGGAGGGCTCATTGCCTACGGCCTGAAGCGCCGCACGTGGCCCGGCCTCGCGTTGGCTCTTGTCGGCGGGGCGCTGGTGCATCGCGGGGTGACGGGGCACTGTTACGCCTATCAGGCGATCGGGGCGAACACGGCAGAGAAGCAGCGGCTGACGGAGAAGGAGAGGGGAGGAGCGGGATTCAAAGAAGAGGAATCGGCCGGTGGTGCAATCGAAGTGGAGAAGAGCATCACTGTCGATCGGCCGCCGGAGGCGCTTTATCCGTTATGGAAGAACCTGCAAAACCTTCCTCGATTTTTCGATACGATCGAATCGGTCCGAGAGGAGAGCGACGGCCGCTCTTACTGGGTGGCCGGACCCGACACCGGCACCCAATTGGAATGGGAAGCGCATTTGATCGAAGATCATCCGAACGCGGCGATCAGCTGGGGGGCGGGCGAAGGGGGAGAGGCGGAGATCATTTCGGTCCGTTTTGAGGCCGACCCGAACGGGGCCGGGACACGCGTCCGGCTCTTCCTCAAATATGATCCGGCGCACAGTCTCTTGGGGGCGGCGTTTGCGCGGCTCTTCGGCCAGGTTCCGGAGAAGGCGCTGGAGCGAAGCCTCGACCAGTTCAAACGGCTCATTGTGACGGGGGAGATATCCGAGGCGGCCTGA
- a CDS encoding heavy metal translocating P-type ATPase has protein sequence MKRSLHCRHCRLPIRSGRSDPDPFCCYGCRLAFRIVGEQGEGGEAAFLLARLALGALLSMNIMTFSLLLYGKAIPREVVPSFHLLLFLHATPLMFLLGVPFFRGFFQEIKTFTFGMDSLIALGAGAAYLYSTFAWLAGEERVYFDTGAMILVLVTLGRFLEATARAQAADGIKRLLSLSPLTATVLIGGREIRKPAEEVQRGETVRVRPGEQIPVDGEVIEGGAAEGAPVDESMLTGEARPVEKEVGDRVYAATLNGEAPLMIRAIAPLAGSLFRQMILLMEKAQQARGEMARLADRISSFFIPVVLLCAAGTALFWWRRAGGSAALFNALAVLLVACPCALGLATPMVISVGIGRAAREGILIRSSRVFEVLPKVSNMFFDKTGTLTEGKPVLLSILLPAWANVRPEPLLAVGASLAQPSEHLLARSLVVAGMGQGIPLYPTAGFKNHPGLGMTGQVKIDGDGKWVWLGSRRWMKENGLLFDSLLEGESRCAASAGKSLVFCGWEGRVHGAFVFGDRLRTEASEAVSLLQQEGLSLHLLSGDQKPASEEIGKHLPGCAIHAERLPHEKCEEIGRVKKRGAAVAMVGDGINDAAALAEADIGVAIGSGSDVAKETADVSLVRTDLRKIAWLVRFTRRASRTIKQNLFWAFFYNIIGVGLAMTGLLQPIFAALAMIVSSLLVIWNSLRLRGFQ, from the coding sequence ATGAAGAGATCGCTCCATTGCCGGCATTGCCGGCTTCCGATCCGCTCAGGCCGGTCCGATCCCGACCCCTTTTGTTGCTACGGCTGCCGGCTGGCTTTCCGGATCGTCGGCGAGCAGGGGGAGGGGGGCGAGGCGGCTTTTCTCCTCGCCCGACTGGCGCTCGGCGCGCTCCTTTCCATGAACATTATGACCTTCAGTCTTCTCCTCTACGGAAAAGCGATCCCGCGAGAAGTGGTCCCTTCGTTTCATCTTCTTCTTTTTCTCCATGCAACGCCGCTGATGTTTCTCCTCGGGGTTCCTTTTTTCAGGGGCTTTTTCCAAGAGATAAAGACCTTCACGTTCGGGATGGACAGTCTGATCGCCCTGGGGGCCGGCGCGGCTTACCTCTACTCGACCTTCGCATGGCTGGCCGGAGAGGAGAGGGTCTATTTCGATACCGGAGCGATGATTCTGGTATTGGTCACCCTCGGCCGGTTTCTCGAAGCGACCGCCCGCGCGCAGGCGGCCGACGGAATCAAGCGGCTCCTCTCTCTCTCTCCGCTGACGGCGACGGTTCTGATCGGCGGCAGAGAAATTCGAAAGCCGGCCGAAGAAGTCCAAAGGGGAGAGACCGTCCGGGTCCGTCCGGGAGAACAGATCCCGGTTGATGGAGAGGTGATCGAAGGAGGCGCGGCGGAAGGGGCGCCGGTCGATGAGTCGATGCTGACCGGCGAGGCGCGCCCGGTCGAAAAGGAGGTGGGAGACCGGGTTTATGCCGCGACGCTGAATGGAGAGGCCCCTCTGATGATCCGCGCGATCGCCCCGCTGGCCGGATCACTTTTCAGGCAGATGATCTTGTTGATGGAAAAAGCGCAGCAGGCGCGCGGGGAGATGGCGCGGCTGGCCGATCGGATCTCCTCATTCTTCATTCCGGTGGTTCTTCTCTGCGCGGCCGGAACCGCCTTGTTCTGGTGGCGGCGGGCCGGCGGATCGGCGGCCCTCTTCAACGCCCTCGCCGTTCTCCTGGTCGCATGCCCCTGCGCCCTGGGGTTGGCGACGCCGATGGTGATCTCGGTCGGGATCGGCCGGGCGGCCCGGGAGGGAATCTTGATCCGGTCGAGCCGGGTCTTTGAAGTTTTGCCGAAGGTATCTAACATGTTCTTCGATAAAACCGGAACCCTCACCGAAGGAAAGCCGGTTCTTCTCTCGATTCTCCTTCCCGCGTGGGCGAACGTCCGTCCGGAGCCGCTTCTGGCCGTCGGCGCCTCCTTGGCGCAGCCGTCGGAGCATCTGCTGGCCCGATCGCTTGTTGTCGCCGGCATGGGGCAAGGGATTCCGCTCTATCCGACGGCCGGATTCAAAAACCACCCCGGCCTCGGCATGACGGGCCAGGTGAAGATCGACGGCGACGGGAAATGGGTTTGGCTCGGAAGCCGGCGGTGGATGAAGGAGAATGGCCTTCTCTTCGATTCACTTCTGGAGGGAGAGAGCCGGTGCGCCGCTTCGGCGGGGAAGAGCCTTGTCTTTTGCGGATGGGAGGGAAGGGTTCATGGGGCTTTCGTTTTTGGTGATCGTCTTCGGACGGAGGCATCGGAGGCGGTTTCTCTTCTCCAGCAGGAAGGACTTTCTCTCCACCTGTTGAGCGGGGATCAAAAACCGGCGTCCGAAGAGATCGGAAAACATCTGCCCGGATGCGCCATCCATGCCGAGCGGCTCCCCCATGAAAAATGCGAAGAGATCGGCCGGGTGAAAAAAAGAGGAGCGGCCGTCGCGATGGTCGGAGATGGAATCAACGATGCCGCCGCCCTTGCCGAGGCCGACATCGGCGTCGCCATCGGATCGGGGAGCGATGTTGCGAAAGAAACCGCCGACGTCAGCCTGGTCCGGACCGATCTTCGAAAAATCGCCTGGCTGGTCCGATTTACAAGACGGGCCTCCCGAACGATCAAGCAGAATCTCTTCTGGGCCTTTTTCTACAACATCATCGGCGTCGGGTTGGCCATGACGGGGCTGCTCCAGCCGATCTTTGCGGCTTTGGCGATGATTGTCAGCAGCTTGCTGGTGATTTGGAACAGCCTCCGGCTGAGGGGATTTCAATGA
- a CDS encoding sulfite exporter TauE/SafE family protein, with the protein MIEYLALFLISLAASFHCVGMCGGIAGMHGMWMGTSRGRAVHLLLYHGGRIGTYLSIGALFGAFGTLLLGTQRLLSLITGIAIIWISMMALFFSPAKGLPFLEGIFASLFGWVKGREGWAASLCFGIFHGLLPCSLVYAFAAKAAGTGSVSAGLFTMISFGLGTVPALLFSAKLLSLFSPAVRARFISAGTLFLLILGVITLLRAFIPMHAGHERGF; encoded by the coding sequence GTGATCGAATACCTGGCATTGTTTCTGATCAGCCTGGCCGCCTCTTTTCACTGCGTCGGGATGTGCGGCGGCATCGCGGGGATGCATGGTATGTGGATGGGGACTTCTCGCGGCCGGGCGGTTCACCTCCTTCTCTACCACGGCGGGCGGATCGGAACCTATCTCTCCATCGGCGCGCTGTTCGGGGCGTTTGGAACCTTGTTGCTCGGGACGCAGCGGCTTCTGTCGCTGATCACCGGGATCGCAATTATCTGGATTTCGATGATGGCGCTTTTTTTCTCCCCTGCGAAGGGGCTCCCGTTTCTGGAGGGAATCTTCGCTTCGCTTTTCGGTTGGGTGAAGGGGAGAGAGGGATGGGCCGCTTCTCTCTGCTTTGGGATCTTTCACGGTCTTCTCCCTTGCTCGTTGGTCTACGCGTTCGCCGCAAAGGCGGCGGGCACCGGATCGGTTTCGGCCGGGCTCTTCACGATGATCAGCTTTGGATTGGGAACCGTTCCGGCGCTCCTCTTTTCGGCCAAGCTGCTCTCTCTTTTTTCTCCCGCCGTTCGCGCCCGATTCATCTCGGCGGGGACCCTCTTCCTCCTGATTCTGGGGGTGATCACGCTGCTGCGGGCATTCATCCCGATGCATGCCGGACATGAGAGAGGTTTTTGA
- the ligD gene encoding non-homologous end-joining DNA ligase has product MGLKPYRKKRNFEKTPEPVPAVKPARIKRTPPAEGSPLTVEEFLSMKNPTGDVIVEIGGARVALTHLERVYWPAERITKFELLCYYIRVFPFIDPFLRNRPAILQRYPRGIAAPKFFQHDLQSAPSYLRSARMRNEEGREIDYAVYSGLASLLHLVNLGTIEHHPWHSTVDRIDRPDWLVIDLDPGGAPWESVLRTARVTRAVFGGWGLSVYPKTSGSSGIHLYLPLEPIYDYDTVALFAEVVANEVALRVPEIATVARTPSARKKGQVYVDWLQNARGKSVIAPYSARAKGGATVSMPVTWEEIDQEVRIADFTIRNVPKRLKTERDRWSGFFDHRQRLPGRPMKKGKQAA; this is encoded by the coding sequence ATGGGACTCAAGCCTTACCGAAAAAAGCGAAATTTCGAAAAAACGCCCGAGCCGGTCCCTGCCGTGAAGCCGGCCCGGATCAAGCGGACCCCTCCTGCAGAAGGGTCCCCTTTGACGGTTGAAGAATTTCTCTCCATGAAGAACCCCACCGGCGATGTGATCGTCGAAATCGGCGGCGCCCGTGTCGCCCTCACCCATCTCGAGCGGGTCTACTGGCCGGCGGAGCGAATCACCAAATTCGAGTTGCTTTGCTATTACATTCGCGTTTTTCCATTCATCGATCCTTTTCTCCGAAACCGGCCCGCCATTTTGCAGCGGTATCCCCGCGGCATCGCCGCGCCGAAATTTTTCCAACATGATCTTCAAAGCGCACCGAGCTACTTGCGGAGCGCCCGGATGCGGAACGAAGAGGGGAGGGAGATCGACTATGCCGTTTACTCCGGGCTTGCCTCGCTCCTTCACCTGGTGAATCTCGGGACGATCGAGCATCACCCCTGGCATTCGACGGTTGATCGAATCGACCGTCCCGATTGGTTGGTGATCGATCTCGATCCGGGCGGCGCTCCCTGGGAGAGCGTATTGAGGACGGCGCGGGTGACGCGCGCGGTTTTCGGCGGCTGGGGCCTTTCCGTTTATCCAAAGACCTCCGGGTCGTCGGGGATCCATCTCTATCTTCCTTTGGAGCCGATTTACGACTACGATACGGTGGCCTTGTTCGCCGAAGTGGTTGCAAACGAAGTGGCCCTCCGCGTTCCGGAAATTGCGACGGTCGCGCGGACCCCGTCGGCGCGGAAAAAAGGACAAGTCTATGTCGATTGGCTTCAGAACGCGCGGGGGAAGTCGGTGATCGCACCTTATAGCGCTCGGGCCAAAGGGGGGGCGACGGTCTCGATGCCGGTGACCTGGGAGGAGATCGATCAGGAGGTGCGAATCGCCGATTTCACGATTCGAAATGTGCCGAAACGATTGAAGACCGAAAGGGATAGATGGAGCGGATTCTTCGATCATCGGCAACGACTTCCGGGCCGTCCGATGAAGAAAGGAAAACAGGCGGCCTGA
- a CDS encoding GGDEF domain-containing protein: MQFDRSETSLETLFVLVSLFLILLIGATPWWVDLYQTGSFFQTRKDLFANIASTSLNLVMVFLLIYLFTQRTKLQQTRTMELQRLSMTDHLTEIYNARFFHHRLGKEVERAKRQKEVFSLLFLDIDGFKRYNDSYGHTAGDSVLKEAGQIILRMIREGVDCGARYGGDEFSVILIDTDLEAAMEIGERIRLAFHQHRNGNISLSMGVAVFKRGDTPERLLKRADDAMYRAKRKGGNRIESESGWTYSRYDKTA, translated from the coding sequence ATGCAGTTCGATAGATCGGAAACAAGCTTGGAGACCCTCTTTGTCCTCGTGAGTCTCTTCCTCATTCTCTTGATCGGAGCCACCCCTTGGTGGGTCGATCTTTATCAAACCGGATCTTTCTTTCAGACAAGAAAAGACCTTTTCGCCAATATCGCGAGCACCTCGCTCAATCTGGTCATGGTCTTTCTTTTGATCTATCTCTTTACCCAACGGACCAAGCTGCAGCAAACCCGAACGATGGAGCTGCAGCGGCTCTCCATGACCGATCACCTGACGGAAATCTACAACGCCCGCTTCTTCCATCACCGGCTCGGGAAAGAGGTGGAGCGGGCCAAGCGGCAAAAAGAGGTCTTCTCCCTGCTCTTTCTCGACATCGACGGATTCAAGCGATATAACGACTCTTATGGGCACACGGCCGGCGACTCCGTTTTGAAAGAGGCCGGCCAGATTATCTTGCGGATGATCCGGGAAGGGGTCGATTGCGGGGCGCGCTACGGCGGGGATGAGTTCTCGGTCATCTTGATCGATACCGATCTGGAGGCGGCGATGGAGATCGGCGAGCGGATCCGGCTTGCCTTCCATCAACATCGAAACGGGAACATCTCATTAAGTATGGGGGTGGCGGTTTTCAAACGGGGGGATACCCCCGAGCGGCTCTTGAAACGGGCCGACGACGCGATGTACCGGGCCAAGCGGAAGGGAGGGAATCGCATCGAGTCCGAATCGGGATGGACCTACTCCCGCTACGATAAAACCGCTTAA
- a CDS encoding SDR family oxidoreductase → MEEKRKVQRPAQRQERQPGIEAEMTPQPKSKERGYRGSGKLKGKAALITGGDSGIGRAVAIAYAKEGADVAISYLNEHQDAEETRRLIEKEGRRCITMAGDIGEEAFCRRIVDDTVKAFGRLDILVNNAAEQHPQEGIEKISAEQLERTFRTNIFSYFFVTKAALPYLGEGSSIINTASVTAYKGSPHLLDYSATKGAIVAFTRSLSQALIARGIRVNGVAPGPIWTPLIPAEAKSPQHVAEFGSNVPMERAGEPDEVAPSYVFLASEDASYYAGQMLHPNGGVVVNG, encoded by the coding sequence ATGGAAGAGAAAAGGAAAGTGCAACGTCCGGCGCAGCGCCAGGAGCGCCAGCCGGGGATTGAAGCGGAGATGACGCCGCAACCGAAATCAAAGGAACGGGGTTATCGCGGGAGCGGCAAGCTGAAGGGGAAAGCGGCGTTGATCACCGGCGGCGACAGCGGAATCGGCCGGGCGGTGGCGATCGCCTACGCAAAGGAAGGAGCCGATGTCGCCATCAGCTATCTCAACGAACATCAAGATGCGGAGGAGACCCGGCGCCTGATCGAAAAAGAAGGGCGCCGCTGTATCACGATGGCCGGGGATATCGGAGAGGAGGCCTTCTGCCGGCGGATCGTCGATGACACGGTGAAGGCCTTCGGCCGCCTCGACATTTTGGTGAACAACGCCGCCGAGCAGCACCCGCAGGAGGGGATCGAGAAGATCAGCGCCGAGCAGCTCGAGCGGACTTTCCGGACAAACATTTTCTCGTACTTCTTCGTGACCAAGGCGGCCCTGCCATATCTGGGGGAGGGGAGCAGCATCATCAATACCGCCTCGGTCACCGCCTATAAGGGGAGCCCGCACCTGCTCGACTATTCGGCGACGAAGGGGGCGATCGTCGCCTTCACCCGCTCGCTCTCTCAGGCGCTCATCGCGCGAGGGATTCGGGTCAACGGGGTCGCCCCCGGCCCCATCTGGACGCCGCTGATCCCGGCCGAGGCGAAATCGCCCCAGCATGTTGCCGAGTTCGGGAGCAATGTTCCGATGGAGCGGGCCGGCGAGCCGGACGAGGTGGCGCCGAGTTATGTCTTTCTCGCCTCGGAGGATGCTTCGTATTATGCCGGGCAGATGCTCCACCCCAACGGCGGCGTCGTGGTCAACGGCTGA
- a CDS encoding NAD-dependent epimerase: protein MKVLVTGAAGFIGFHLSKRLLSQGHEVVGLDNLNDYYDVSLKQARLKQLEGRSNFRLVKADLADRPKMEEVFRNDQYERVFHLAAQAGVRYSLTNPHVYIESNLVGFLHILEGCRQAQVPHLIYASSSSVYGANTQMPFSVHDRVDHPVSLYAATKKANELMAHTYSHLYRIPTTGLRFFTVYGPWGRPDMALFLFSNAILAGKPIELFNFGKMERDFTYIDDIIEGVVRVGEKIPAPDPNWSSRNPDPATSSAPYRIFNIGNNNPVALLTLVDTLEQCLGKKGERRLVPIQPGDVPATYADVDDLMKEVGFKPATPIEEGVRRFVDWYRGYYQV, encoded by the coding sequence TTGAAGGTTTTGGTTACCGGCGCGGCCGGGTTCATCGGCTTCCATCTGTCGAAGCGGCTCCTCTCCCAAGGCCACGAAGTGGTTGGCCTCGATAACTTAAACGATTATTATGATGTTTCTCTGAAACAGGCCCGGCTCAAGCAGCTTGAAGGCCGTTCGAACTTTCGGTTGGTAAAGGCCGATCTGGCGGATCGGCCCAAGATGGAAGAGGTATTCCGGAACGACCAATATGAGCGGGTCTTCCATCTCGCCGCGCAAGCAGGGGTCCGCTACAGCCTCACTAACCCGCATGTCTATATCGAAAGCAACCTGGTTGGATTTCTCCATATCCTGGAGGGGTGCCGCCAAGCGCAGGTCCCTCACCTGATCTATGCCTCTTCCAGCTCAGTTTACGGCGCCAACACACAGATGCCATTTTCGGTCCACGACCGGGTCGATCACCCGGTTTCACTCTACGCCGCTACCAAAAAAGCAAATGAATTGATGGCGCATACCTACTCTCATCTTTATCGAATCCCGACGACCGGCCTCCGCTTTTTTACCGTCTACGGTCCGTGGGGAAGGCCCGATATGGCTCTGTTTCTCTTCAGCAATGCGATTTTGGCGGGAAAGCCGATCGAGCTCTTCAACTTCGGAAAGATGGAGCGCGATTTTACCTACATCGATGACATCATTGAAGGGGTGGTTCGCGTGGGGGAGAAGATTCCTGCCCCCGATCCGAACTGGAGCAGCCGAAACCCCGATCCGGCCACCAGTTCCGCCCCATATCGAATCTTCAACATTGGAAATAACAACCCCGTCGCCCTTCTTACCTTGGTCGATACGCTCGAGCAATGCCTTGGAAAGAAGGGGGAGCGGCGTTTGGTTCCGATTCAACCGGGAGACGTCCCGGCGACCTATGCCGATGTCGATGATCTGATGAAGGAGGTCGGATTCAAGCCGGCGACCCCGATTGAAGAGGGGGTCCGACGCTTCGTCGATTGGTATCGCGGCTACTATCAGGTCTAA
- a CDS encoding CHAP domain-containing protein — protein sequence MMKRSILIFSTLVILTAGTASTGGSMEIAPCGATLATHAGVPARSNIMTPDESCGGRATYGLQYQCVEYVRRFYHLVKGIETREGRMGKRWNGNANTFFKTADKKELDAFENGGLVAPRPDDILTFQGGPYGHVAIITRVADDHIEFVEQNFSPTGRGQLAYNPATNRVENRKAGGELFIVEGWLRPQSDRNLLPQAPIEAVSDR from the coding sequence ATGATGAAGCGCTCGATCTTGATCTTCTCCACCCTGGTTATTCTGACGGCGGGAACGGCGTCCACCGGCGGGAGCATGGAAATCGCTCCCTGCGGGGCCACTCTTGCCACCCATGCCGGCGTCCCCGCCCGATCGAATATCATGACTCCCGACGAGAGCTGCGGCGGCCGGGCGACCTACGGATTACAATATCAGTGCGTGGAATATGTCCGGCGCTTCTATCATCTGGTGAAGGGAATCGAGACTCGGGAAGGGAGGATGGGGAAACGTTGGAACGGCAATGCCAACACCTTTTTCAAGACCGCCGATAAAAAAGAGCTCGACGCCTTCGAGAACGGCGGACTGGTGGCGCCGAGGCCGGACGACATTCTCACTTTCCAGGGAGGGCCCTACGGCCATGTCGCGATTATCACGCGGGTGGCCGATGATCATATCGAATTCGTCGAACAGAATTTCTCGCCGACGGGAAGAGGCCAATTGGCTTACAACCCGGCCACAAATCGGGTGGAGAATCGAAAGGCCGGCGGAGAGCTCTTCATCGTCGAGGGATGGCTTCGTCCCCAGTCCGATCGGAATCTTCTCCCACAGGCGCCTATCGAAGCGGTCTCGGACAGGTAA